One genomic window of Mycobacteriales bacterium includes the following:
- a CDS encoding response regulator transcription factor gives MPGSVLVVDDDDGIRTSLRLALEDHGYKVLEAPDGETALDRMRTEPPDVVVLDLMLPGMDGFECCRQMRRSSDVPVLIISARGDSHDVVAGLEAGADDYIRKPFDIPELAARLRALRRRLRSVSDKPDELVAGDIVVHPDRGEVTVAGRPVHLTKTEFHLLYELASSPGRVFSRDMLLQRVWDYGYFGDARIVDVHIRRLRAKIEQDSSKPQRLITVRGFGYKLEP, from the coding sequence ATGCCTGGATCCGTGCTGGTCGTCGACGACGACGACGGCATTCGGACCTCCCTGCGCCTGGCGCTCGAGGACCACGGCTACAAGGTGCTCGAGGCGCCCGACGGGGAGACCGCTCTCGACCGGATGCGGACCGAGCCGCCGGACGTCGTCGTGCTCGATCTGATGCTGCCCGGCATGGACGGCTTCGAGTGCTGCCGGCAGATGCGGCGCAGCAGCGACGTACCGGTCCTGATCATCAGCGCGCGAGGCGACAGCCACGACGTCGTCGCCGGGCTCGAGGCCGGCGCCGACGACTACATCCGCAAGCCCTTCGACATCCCCGAGCTCGCCGCACGCCTGCGAGCGCTGCGCCGGCGGCTGCGATCGGTCAGCGACAAGCCCGACGAGCTCGTGGCCGGCGACATCGTCGTGCACCCCGACCGCGGAGAGGTCACGGTCGCCGGGCGCCCGGTGCACCTGACCAAGACGGAGTTCCACCTGCTCTACGAGCTGGCCTCGTCGCCGGGCCGGGTGTTCAGCCGCGACATGCTGCTGCAGCGAGTGTGGGACTACGGCTACTTCGGTGACGCCCGCATCGTCGACGTCCACATCCGGCGGCTGAGAGCGAAGATCGAGCAGGACAGCAGCAAGCCGCAGCGGCTGATCACCGTGCGGGGCTTCGGGTACAAGCTCGAGCCGTGA
- a CDS encoding helix-turn-helix domain-containing protein: MTTSFVDPPAPVAVGSRREEVLALLRAADGPLSAAQVAETTGLHLNTARFHLDGLVEEGLAMRASEPRDVPGRPRILYSADGPVPGPRSYGLLAEMLTGLVASLKDAGPAAAHAGRAWGGHLVERSAPSERIGAGEAVTRLNRVLDAVGFAPEARTTKQGTEVLLHHCPFREVAEKHTDVVCAIHLGLMQGALEELDAPIDATSLEPFVTPQLCVARLQPKKAGSR; encoded by the coding sequence ATGACCACGTCTTTCGTCGACCCCCCGGCGCCGGTGGCCGTCGGCAGCCGACGTGAAGAGGTGCTCGCGCTGCTCCGCGCCGCCGACGGGCCGCTGTCCGCCGCCCAGGTCGCCGAGACCACCGGGCTGCACCTCAACACCGCACGCTTCCACCTTGACGGCCTCGTGGAGGAGGGGCTCGCGATGCGGGCCTCGGAACCGCGCGACGTCCCCGGCCGGCCGCGCATCCTCTACTCCGCCGACGGGCCGGTCCCCGGCCCGCGCAGCTACGGCCTGCTCGCGGAGATGCTCACCGGTCTGGTTGCCTCGCTCAAGGACGCCGGCCCGGCGGCCGCCCATGCGGGCAGGGCCTGGGGCGGCCATCTCGTCGAGCGGTCCGCGCCGTCGGAGCGCATCGGTGCCGGGGAGGCCGTGACCCGGCTCAACCGCGTGCTCGACGCCGTCGGCTTCGCACCGGAGGCGCGCACCACCAAGCAGGGCACCGAGGTCCTGCTGCACCACTGCCCGTTCCGGGAGGTCGCCGAGAAGCACACCGACGTCGTGTGCGCGATCCACCTCGGGCTCATGCAGGGGGCGCTCGAGGAGCTCGACGCCCCGATCGACGCGACGTCACTGGAACCCTTCGTGACCCCGCAGCTGTGCGTGGCCCGGCTGCAGCCGAAGAAGGCCGGGAGCCGATGA
- a CDS encoding cupin domain-containing protein gives MQKLSLDALAREHLERARTSSAGRSAETVFGGHEHTLRQTLVALTAGTTLAEHENPGEATAHVLAGRVKLGSGGESWEGRKGDLIVIPPARHDVQAIEDSAVLLTVAKLAPAQK, from the coding sequence ATGCAGAAGCTCTCGCTCGACGCCCTTGCCCGCGAACATCTCGAGCGCGCCCGCACGTCCAGTGCCGGTCGCAGCGCGGAGACCGTCTTCGGCGGGCACGAGCACACGCTGCGCCAGACCCTGGTCGCGCTGACGGCGGGCACCACCCTGGCCGAGCACGAGAACCCCGGCGAGGCGACCGCGCACGTGCTGGCCGGGCGGGTGAAGCTGGGCTCGGGTGGCGAGTCGTGGGAGGGCCGCAAGGGTGACCTCATCGTGATCCCGCCGGCGCGCCACGACGTGCAGGCGATCGAGGACTCGGCGGTGCTCCTCACCGTCGCGAAGCTCGCGCCGGCCCAGAAGTAG
- the mftG gene encoding mycofactocin system GMC family oxidoreductase MftG: protein MPLPIAGGGPIDADVVVVGAGPAGCALAARLSEDPARSVLLLEAGPAFTRARDFPAEIRSARSLAATDPASPLNWAFTTELAPGRHGPVPRGRIFGGSSAINAGYFVRGRPADFDGWAAAGNAIWSYDAVLPFFRRLEADADFGTLPGHGDAGPVPVRRVAAHDLHPASAAFAEACRDAGFAAEPDKNGAGAEGVGPVPLTVVDGTRVNAAMAYLLPHLDRPNLRVQGGSVVHRVLLAGRRATGVEVATGRTTRVIRADHVVLSAGAVKSPHLLMVSGIGPAAQLRAQGIEVHVDLPGVGQGSSDHPSVAVAFRSPPATGRAASSAVEVALNDDDVEILCYTASFEQLVTGAGDGELALGVGLQRCEARGSMRLTSPDPDVPPQLSSHYLTSDVDRRRMRAAVRLAAALLASAPFRRLGASAPAEVDLGTDRALDAWVAQNLSTSVHLSGTCRMGPDRDAGAVVDELCRVRGIEGLRVVDTSIMPTVTTRGPYATAIMIGERASDLFAAP from the coding sequence ATGCCGCTGCCGATCGCAGGAGGTGGCCCGATCGACGCCGACGTCGTGGTCGTGGGTGCCGGGCCGGCCGGGTGCGCGCTCGCCGCGCGGCTGAGCGAGGACCCGGCACGGTCGGTGCTGCTGCTCGAGGCCGGCCCGGCGTTCACGCGCGCACGCGACTTTCCCGCGGAGATCCGAAGCGCCCGCTCCCTCGCCGCGACCGATCCGGCCAGCCCTCTCAACTGGGCTTTCACGACGGAGCTGGCGCCCGGCCGCCACGGCCCCGTGCCCCGCGGGCGCATCTTCGGGGGGTCGAGCGCCATCAACGCGGGCTACTTTGTGCGCGGCCGGCCTGCGGACTTCGACGGCTGGGCAGCCGCCGGCAACGCCATCTGGTCGTACGACGCGGTGCTGCCCTTCTTCCGGCGGCTCGAGGCCGACGCCGACTTCGGGACGTTGCCCGGCCACGGCGACGCCGGCCCCGTACCGGTGCGTCGCGTCGCCGCGCACGACCTGCACCCGGCCAGTGCGGCGTTCGCCGAGGCCTGCCGCGACGCGGGGTTCGCGGCCGAGCCGGACAAGAACGGCGCCGGTGCCGAAGGCGTCGGCCCGGTGCCCCTCACCGTGGTGGACGGGACCCGCGTCAACGCGGCGATGGCCTACCTGCTCCCGCACCTGGACCGGCCGAACCTGCGGGTCCAGGGCGGCAGCGTCGTACACCGAGTCCTCCTCGCGGGCCGGCGGGCGACCGGGGTCGAGGTCGCGACCGGCCGGACGACACGGGTGATCCGCGCCGACCACGTGGTGCTCAGTGCAGGGGCGGTGAAGTCGCCACACCTGCTGATGGTCTCGGGCATCGGACCGGCGGCGCAGCTGCGCGCTCAGGGCATCGAGGTCCACGTCGACCTGCCCGGCGTAGGGCAAGGGTCGAGCGACCACCCCTCGGTCGCCGTCGCGTTCCGCTCGCCGCCGGCCACGGGCCGGGCCGCGTCGTCGGCGGTCGAGGTCGCTCTCAACGACGACGACGTCGAAATTCTTTGCTACACAGCATCTTTCGAGCAGCTCGTGACCGGCGCGGGCGACGGCGAGCTCGCACTCGGCGTCGGGCTGCAACGCTGCGAGGCCCGGGGGTCGATGCGCCTGACCTCACCGGACCCGGACGTCCCTCCGCAGCTGTCGTCGCACTACCTGACGAGCGACGTCGACCGGCGCCGGATGCGCGCAGCAGTCCGCCTCGCCGCTGCCTTGCTCGCGTCGGCACCGTTCCGACGCCTCGGCGCGTCAGCGCCCGCTGAGGTGGATCTCGGCACTGACCGGGCCCTCGACGCGTGGGTCGCGCAGAACCTGTCGACCTCGGTGCACCTCTCGGGCACCTGCCGGATGGGGCCGGACCGCGACGCCGGCGCGGTGGTCGACGAGCTCTGCCGGGTGCGCGGGATCGAGGGTCTGCGCGTCGTCGACACGTCGATCATGCCGACGGTGACGACGCGGGGGCCTTACGCGACCGCGATCATGATCGGCGAGCGCGCGAGCGACTTGTTCGCCGCACCGTGA